AGCATGACGCCCACCGTGTCGAAAATGGAGCGCTTCGTGCTGGCAATCGCCTTGGCCGGCAGATCCTCGAAGCGCGTCGTAGTAACGAACTCGGCGAAAAGGCGGCTCGCGTCGGGAGCTTCGTTGTTGCTCATGTGGAATCCTCGCTTGAAATTGAAGAGGTATGCAGGCCGTTACTTCACCCGCGCCGCTTCCAGCAGTGCATGCATCCGGCCGTTGTCCTGACCGATATTCGGGGCGGACGCGAGCGGCGGCGGGCGTTGGCCGTCGAACGACAACGGCACGCCCACGCACTCGATCTCGTCGGGCGACGGCTTGCCCAGGATCCCCAGCGCCTTCGTTTGCTCGTGCGCGAACAGTTCGGCCGTGGTCTGGATCGGTGCCGACGCGACGCCATAGGCTTCAAGTTGCTTCTTCCAGTATGCGCGCGTGTCGGTGGCAAGCCGATCGCCGATGAGTCCATCGATCTCTGCCCGGTTTTGCAGGCGCGCCGCATTCGTCGCGAATTTCGGATCCGTTGCCCATTCAGGGTGACCGAGTGCCTCGCTCAGCTTACCGAACAGGCGATCATTCGCGCAGCTAACGATGAGATAGCCATCCTGCGTGGTGAATGCGCGATGCGGCACGATGAATGCGATACCCGAGCCGTGGCGACTGCCTGGCTCGCCGTCGGTGGCGTAGTTCGCGATGCCGACCGACATCCAGGCAATGGCCGTTTCAAGCAGCGAGGAATTGACGGTAGCGCCCTTGCCGGTGACTTTGCGGCGGTAAAGCGCAGAGAGGATACCGATCACCGCCCACATACCCGTTCCGAAGTCCACGATGGAAACACCGGCACGTGACGGAGCTTGCCCGTTCTCGCCGGTGAGACTCATGATCCCGGAGAAAGCCTGCATTAGCGGATCATAGCCGGGTTCTTTGTTCATCGGGCCGACATGCCCGAACGCACCGACCTCACAGCAGATGAGTTCCGGCTTGCGAGCCCGCAGACTTTCGGGGTCCAGGCCGTATTGACCCGCTGAGCCCGGCCGCAGATTGTGCGTAAATACATCCGCATGCTGGAATATCAGGTCCTTGAGCATTGCCAGTTGCGCGGGATCCTTGATGTCGATGCAGATCGAGCTTTTGCCGCGATTGAGTGCATGGAATGCAGCGCCGCTGCCGTTCCATTTGCTCGGCCCCCAACCGCGGGATGCATCGCCACCGGGCCGCTCCACCTTCCACACCTGCGCGCCGAGGCCGGCGAGCGTCTGGCCACCAAACGGCAGCGATGCGTTGTCGCTCAACTCGACGACGACAACGCCGGACAGGGGCAACTCATCATGCATGATTCAACTCCTGGTTCGAATTTTGGATTTCTGCGCGAGCGCCGCCGTCTCGGAGGGCAGCGTCGACCTCTTGCTGCGTGAGCCCGTATTCCAGCAGTACCTCAACAGTGTGTTCGCCGAGGCGCGGCGCGGGATACCGCACCTCAGGCTTGCTCTCGCTCCATTGCTGCGCGATCCCCAGCGTACGGATCGGCCCTTCGGTGGGGTGCTCCTGCATCTGGAAGAACCCCACTGCCTTCATGTGCTCATCGTCCAGAAGCGTTTCCGGCGTGTTCATCTTCACAATGGGAATGTCGGCTTCTACGAGCAGCTTTACCCACTCGTCGGTCGACCTGGTCTCGAAGGTCTGCGCAAGGAACTCGAACAGCTCGACGACGTGCTGCATCCGCGCGGCCAGCGATGCATAACGGGGATCGGCTGCCATTTCAGGCCGGCCGGCCATCTCGAAGAAGCGTTGCCAATGGCGGTCGGTGTACACGCTCACGCCGACATGGCCATCGAGCGTGCGGTACGGCTTGCGCTCAGGGCTCATCATGCGTTCGTAGCCCCAGTCGCCAATGGGCGGTACGAATGTGTGGCCGTACAGATGATCGCCCAGCACGAAATGCGCGAACGTTTCGAACATGGGTACCTCAACGGCCTGCCCGCTGCCTGTCCGCTCCCGGTAGTAGAGCGCCATGGCAATCGCCTGGGTCATCGCCATGCCCACAACGCGATCGGCGAAGGCAGCTGCCACATACTGCGGCGGACCCGATTTGCGTGCCTGCAGCAGGGGCATGCCGACCGCTGCCTGCATCAGGTCGTCATACGCGGGACGATCCGCATATGGCCCGCGCTGGCCAAAGCCGAACGCACCACAGTAGATCAGGCGCGGGTTCGCATCACGCACTTGCTCATAGGCGAGGTCGAGCTTGGCCATCGTCTTCGGCCGCAGGCTGTACATGAGGACATCCGACGTCGACACCATGCGCTTCAAGGCAGCAAGACCGCTGTTTTTCTTCAGGTCCAGCACGACGCTGCGCTTGTTGCGGTTCGCGTGCAGGAACGTGACGCTCATGCCTTTGTTGCGCCCAGGTCCGACCGAGCGCGTGGAATCACCTTCCGGAGATTCGATCTTGCACACGTCCGCCCCCATGTCGGCCAGCAACAGCGACGCATAGGGACCCATGATGTTGGACGTCAGGTCAAGAACGCGTACGCCCGAGAGTGGTCCGGACATTCTCATTACTCCAGTTTCAACTTGACGGATGGCACCAGCGGCATCGGTCAGCTCACGGCACCAGTGAGAAAACAGGAAGCGTCTGCTCGCCGCGCCTGATGAAGTGCGCCTGCACGCTCTTGCCTACTGCGATTGACTCCGAAGCTCCGTCGATCTGGGTGAACATAAAATAGCCTTCCACCATCTGCACGAAGCCGACGGTGTACGGCACGATCGAGGCCCAGACCGGCGTTGGACCGCGCATGACGGTGCTGAACGAGTAAACCGTTCCGCGGCCGCTCGAATCCTTCCATTCGAGCGAGCCTGATCCGCAATGCGGGCAATACGAATGCGCTGGCCAAACAGGCTGATCGCAGCTCGCGCAGCGCTGGTACTTGAGTTGCTCTTCCTGCAGCGCTTCCCAATAGGGCTGTGCATCGAGCAGGCGGTAGGGCTGGGGCCAGCCGTTGGTGGAATGCATTTCAGTGCTCACGCTGTGCTCCTTGTTCGCGGGCCGATCACGTGTTGGAAGAAAGAATGGTCACGCTCCCGGCGGCCAGCATGCCGCCCGAGCCCTGAACCAGCACGGTGCGCGGGCGCTTGCCAGGTACAAGGCCCAGCGCTTGCCCGCGCAGTTGACGGATGGCCTCGACGTAGCTGTCCATATTGCAGGAGATGCCTGGCTGACCGAAAGACAGCCAGCCTCCATTCGTGTCGGTCGGCAAGTCGCCGTCGACGCCCGTGCGTCCTTCCCGGTAGAGGCTGATGCCCTGCCCCTTCTTCGCGAAACCGAGGTCTTCCATGATGATTGGCCCCATGTGCGCAAAGTTGACCGATATCTGCGCCATCTCGATATCAGTGGGAGCAAGCTTCGACATTGCGTATGCCTGGCGTGCAGCTTCGGCCGTGGCTGTGTAGGTGAGATTCGGAAATGGGCCGAGCGCTTCATATCGACAGCGCGGCATGTTCACGCGATCGCCAAGATACTCATGTGTGGTCGCTGACCCGTAGCCCATCACGTACACCGCATCGCGGGCCTTCTTCGCGTTTTCCACGGAGGTGACCACCAGCGCGCCCCCCGTGCCGCCGCCCCAGGTCGAACACATCCAGCGTCGCAAAGGTGTGGAAACATACGGTGAACCCAGGACTTTGGCGCGATCGATCTCGCCAAACCGGGCCTTGACCGCATGCGGGTGATGCACCGCCCACCTCTGGTTTGCAATCGCGACGTCGGCAAGATCCTCCTCCGTCACGCCGAACTCATGGAAGTAGCGGCAAGCGGCCTGCGCATAGAGCGACGGGATCGTCGGACCGTAGGGAATCTCGAACTGCGGATCGGCATCCGCCTCAGCGCCCATTGCTACGGCATCGACGAAAAGCTCGGTGGCGTCGCTTTGCAGGCACAGCACGTACTGGGCACGACCTGCCGCGATCATCTGCGACGCCATTGCAACCGTTGCATTCAGTCCTGCACCATGCATCGTTATCTCGCTGGTGATCGTCACTGGCATGTGCATGTGCGAACAGAAGATGTTGCTCCACTGGGAGCGCTTGTCGGCCCAAGGCGAACGGCCGGTGAACACCGCATCAACCTGGCCTTTCCCGATGCCCGCATCTGCGAGCGCCTTGTGCGTGGCTTCGACGGCAAGTTGCAGGGGATCCTTGCGCTCGCGCACGGATGCGTAAGCATCTCCCATCCCGACGATCGCGGCTTGTGGCTTGGGTGTCATGCGTCGGCCCCTCAGTCCTTAACTTCAGGCAGCGAAAGGCTGACCAGCGCATCGAGGTCCTCGCGGCGCCGAAGCATCAGCAGACTCCACTCACCTTTCTGGACGACGACTCCCTCCTGATTGACCGCCTTCATCAGAAACTTGATCACGCCGTACTTGTCATCCTTCTCCTTCTTGCCGATGACTTCACATACTGCGTAGATGGTGTCCCCGATGAAGACCGGCGCGAGGAAACGCATGTTGTCGATGCCGTAATTCGCCTGGATCCCCAGGCCAAACTGAATGAGGCCGGTGACAATGGAGTACGTGAGCGATCCCTGCACCAGTCGCTTGCCGAACCGAGTCTTCGATGCGTATTGGACGTTGGAATGGATCTCGATCCAGTTGCCGGTAAACGCGCAGAAGTTGACCACATCCGTTTCCGTCACGGTTCGGCCTCCCGAACGAAAGACTTGCCCAACCTCGAGCTCGTCGTAAGTCTGGTCGATGCGGTTGTTGGTCTTGCTCATGTCTTAGGTTCCTTTCGTAGTATTGAAGATGGAGCTCGGGGGAAGCATCATGGATCGGCGATGATGGCGATAGGAGCATGGGACAAGTTCAGCCGCATGTCGTCTCCCTGGGTTTTTACGTCGATCAGGTTTGATCTGTCGTTGATGAACAGGGTAGAAAATTCAAGCTCCAGATCCAAGTTGCGAATTTGGAAGATGCGATTCTCGGCCTGCGAATCCTATATGGGCGGATGCGTGCAATGCGTCTACCGGGTTGTCATGGACGACCAGCGCGGCTGCGCCACAGCAACGTACCGCACGTCGGTTCAGGATGAAACCAACCGTCGCGGCCTCGCGTGCTGCCGCATCATGTCCGCACCGTCCTCGCCGGTCATCATGCGGGCGCGCTCGTGTTCACTGCCGTAATCCGAGGCATGATGGTGGCGCCGATCACCCGAGCCGCTCGACGCCGCGCACGCGTAACCGCGCGTTGACGCGGGCCATCTCGTCCGTTCCGTCTTGCAAGTACCGACCTGATGCCAAAGGGGACATCCCTGCCGACCGGTAATCCGGCGTCAAAACCTGTAGCGCGTGCCAACAGCAGAACCGATCAGCTTCCTGCAACATTGGCTGTTGGGGAGCCGTTCTCCAGCGCGTGGCCGATCAGCGCCAACACGCGAGGCGGGGTAAGCGGGGTCTCGAGCACTTCCGCCCGGAAGGGGCGAAGCGCATCTTCCACAGCCGAAAGCAACGCTGCGCCAAGGCCGATGTGGCAACCTTCGCCCACACCCTTCGTGCCCAGCGGCGTAAGTGGCGATGGGGTTTCGATATGCAGAACATCGATCTCGGGCACCGTCGCGATGTGAGGGATCTTGTAGTCGCCAAGGGTGCGAGTCAGAAGTCTCGAAGCTTCGTCGTGGACAATCTGTTCCAGCAGCGTGCCGCCCAGCGCCTGAACCGCGCTGCCTCGTAGCTGGTTGTCCACGATGCCGGGATTGATGAGACGCCCGGCGTCATGCGCAAGCCAGATCTTCCTCACCTCCACCTGGCCCGTCCCTGCGTCCACTTCGACGAGACAGCCAATGGCCCCGCAAGCGTGCGTCGGATAGAGCCGTAGCCGCCCAAACTCGTCAGGGACCCAGTTGACATTCGGACTCGCATAGGTGGCGCTCGCCTCCAATAACGGATCAGATACGCCCGGCAACATGGCGTAAGGGCCGGGCTCGAAGTACGTTCGCCTCGCCACTTCCGCAATCCGCATCGCCTTGTCGGAGACGCAACGCTGCGGACAGCCTTCACGATGTTGGCGTACGAGCCGCAGCGGCAGAGATTCCCGATCAGGCCACGGCACACGGCTTCGTCCGTCAACGGCGTTTCGCGCTCAAGCATGGCCGCCGCCGCGACAACAAAGCCCGGTGTGCAGTATCCGCACTGGACCGCCTGCGCGTCAATGAAGGCTTGTTGAACCGGATGAAGGCGACTAGGCTGGCCGAGCCCCTCGACGGAGGTCACATCGGCACCGTCGATCTGCACCGCGAGCATCAGGCAGCTCTTGATCGGCGCCCCGTCGAAGAGCACCGTACATGCCCCGCACACACCGTCGTCACATCCGACGTGACAACCCGTCAGCCCGAGGTCGCGACGGAGAAAGTCCACCAGCAACAACCGCGGCTCAATCTGCCAACGCCCCCGCTTGCCGTTGACACAGGCTTCGATCTCGACCTGCGATGGCATGTCATTCCTCCTGAGCTGGCGCTTCGCGACCGCGCCCCGTAGTGCACCGTTCGAGCGCCTGGGCGATAAGAACCGAGGCAATGCGCGCCCGGTACGCCGCATCACCTCGAGGATCCTCGAACCGTAGACGATCCGTCTGGAATTCGTCGATCGCTTCACGGATGCGGTGTTCGGTCGCCCGCCCCGTGCGCGCAAGC
The DNA window shown above is from Paraburkholderia sp. BL10I2N1 and carries:
- a CDS encoding CoA transferase; translation: MHDELPLSGVVVVELSDNASLPFGGQTLAGLGAQVWKVERPGGDASRGWGPSKWNGSGAAFHALNRGKSSICIDIKDPAQLAMLKDLIFQHADVFTHNLRPGSAGQYGLDPESLRARKPELICCEVGAFGHVGPMNKEPGYDPLMQAFSGIMSLTGENGQAPSRAGVSIVDFGTGMWAVIGILSALYRRKVTGKGATVNSSLLETAIAWMSVGIANYATDGEPGSRHGSGIAFIVPHRAFTTQDGYLIVSCANDRLFGKLSEALGHPEWATDPKFATNAARLQNRAEIDGLIGDRLATDTRAYWKKQLEAYGVASAPIQTTAELFAHEQTKALGILGKPSPDEIECVGVPLSFDGQRPPPLASAPNIGQDNGRMHALLEAARVK
- a CDS encoding CoA transferase codes for the protein MSGPLSGVRVLDLTSNIMGPYASLLLADMGADVCKIESPEGDSTRSVGPGRNKGMSVTFLHANRNKRSVVLDLKKNSGLAALKRMVSTSDVLMYSLRPKTMAKLDLAYEQVRDANPRLIYCGAFGFGQRGPYADRPAYDDLMQAAVGMPLLQARKSGPPQYVAAAFADRVVGMAMTQAIAMALYYRERTGSGQAVEVPMFETFAHFVLGDHLYGHTFVPPIGDWGYERMMSPERKPYRTLDGHVGVSVYTDRHWQRFFEMAGRPEMAADPRYASLAARMQHVVELFEFLAQTFETRSTDEWVKLLVEADIPIVKMNTPETLLDDEHMKAVGFFQMQEHPTEGPIRTLGIAQQWSESKPEVRYPAPRLGEHTVEVLLEYGLTQQEVDAALRDGGARAEIQNSNQELNHA
- a CDS encoding OB-fold domain-containing protein, translated to MSTEMHSTNGWPQPYRLLDAQPYWEALQEEQLKYQRCASCDQPVWPAHSYCPHCGSGSLEWKDSSGRGTVYSFSTVMRGPTPVWASIVPYTVGFVQMVEGYFMFTQIDGASESIAVGKSVQAHFIRRGEQTLPVFSLVP
- a CDS encoding thiolase family protein → MTPKPQAAIVGMGDAYASVRERKDPLQLAVEATHKALADAGIGKGQVDAVFTGRSPWADKRSQWSNIFCSHMHMPVTITSEITMHGAGLNATVAMASQMIAAGRAQYVLCLQSDATELFVDAVAMGAEADADPQFEIPYGPTIPSLYAQAACRYFHEFGVTEEDLADVAIANQRWAVHHPHAVKARFGEIDRAKVLGSPYVSTPLRRWMCSTWGGGTGGALVVTSVENAKKARDAVYVMGYGSATTHEYLGDRVNMPRCRYEALGPFPNLTYTATAEAARQAYAMSKLAPTDIEMAQISVNFAHMGPIIMEDLGFAKKGQGISLYREGRTGVDGDLPTDTNGGWLSFGQPGISCNMDSYVEAIRQLRGQALGLVPGKRPRTVLVQGSGGMLAAGSVTILSSNT
- a CDS encoding MaoC/PaaZ C-terminal domain-containing protein → MSKTNNRIDQTYDELEVGQVFRSGGRTVTETDVVNFCAFTGNWIEIHSNVQYASKTRFGKRLVQGSLTYSIVTGLIQFGLGIQANYGIDNMRFLAPVFIGDTIYAVCEVIGKKEKDDKYGVIKFLMKAVNQEGVVVQKGEWSLLMLRRREDLDALVSLSLPEVKD
- a CDS encoding molybdopterin cofactor-binding domain-containing protein — encoded protein: MRIAEVARRTYFEPGPYAMLPGVSDPLLEASATYASPNVNWVPDEFGRLRLYPTHACGAIGCLVEVDAGTGQVEVRKIWLAHDAGRLINPGIVDNQLRGSAVQALGGTLLEQIVHDEASRLLTRTLGDYKIPHIATVPEIDVLHIETPSPLTPLGTKGVGEGCHIGLGAALLSAVEDALRPFRAEVLETPLTPPRVLALIGHALENGSPTANVAGS